In one Sulfitobacter sp. LCG007 genomic region, the following are encoded:
- the hydA gene encoding dihydropyrimidinase — protein MSKVIKGGTVCTADRAWKADVLIEGETIARIGEDLKGDEYIDAEGAYVIPGGIDPHTHLEMPFMGTTAAETFESGTWAAAVGGTTMIVDFCLPGADGSIKNAINEWHRKSAPQICSDVGYHMAITAWNETVFDEMKDAVEMGVNSFKHFMAYKGALMVEDDEMFASFQRCAELGALPMVHAENGDVVAALQEKYFSMGMTGPEAHAYSRPPEVEGEAANRAIMIADAAGVPLYIVHVSCEQAHEAIRRARQKGMRVYGEPLIQFLTLDESEYFNTDWDHAARRVMSPPFRSKDHQDSLWAGLQAGSLQVVATDHAAFTTAQKRAGKDDFRIIPNGSNGLEERLAVLWTTGVETGRLTPSEFVAVTSTNVAKILNIYPRKGALVEGADADIVVWDPKISKTISPSNHHSVLDYNVFEGFEVTAQSRYTLNRGEVIWAWGQNSQPNPGRGRFIPRPAFSSAAAALSKWKELNAPKMIQRDPLNIPAGI, from the coding sequence ATGAGCAAGGTGATCAAGGGCGGGACGGTCTGCACCGCGGACCGGGCGTGGAAGGCCGACGTGCTGATCGAGGGGGAGACCATCGCGCGGATCGGCGAGGACCTGAAGGGGGACGAATACATCGATGCGGAAGGGGCCTACGTGATCCCGGGCGGGATCGACCCGCATACCCATCTCGAGATGCCTTTCATGGGGACGACGGCGGCGGAGACCTTCGAGAGCGGGACCTGGGCCGCGGCGGTTGGCGGCACGACGATGATCGTGGATTTTTGCCTGCCGGGCGCGGATGGCAGCATCAAGAACGCGATCAACGAATGGCACCGCAAGTCGGCGCCGCAGATCTGTTCGGACGTCGGGTATCACATGGCCATCACCGCCTGGAACGAGACGGTGTTCGACGAGATGAAGGACGCCGTTGAGATGGGCGTGAATTCGTTCAAGCATTTCATGGCCTACAAGGGCGCGCTGATGGTCGAGGATGACGAGATGTTCGCCTCCTTCCAGCGTTGCGCGGAGCTTGGCGCGCTGCCGATGGTGCATGCGGAGAACGGCGACGTCGTGGCGGCGCTGCAGGAGAAGTATTTCAGCATGGGCATGACCGGGCCCGAAGCGCATGCCTATTCCCGGCCTCCGGAGGTCGAGGGCGAGGCGGCGAACCGGGCGATCATGATCGCCGATGCCGCCGGTGTGCCGCTCTACATCGTGCATGTGTCCTGCGAACAGGCGCATGAGGCGATCCGGCGCGCCCGCCAGAAGGGGATGCGGGTCTATGGCGAGCCGCTGATCCAGTTCCTGACCCTCGACGAAAGCGAATATTTCAACACCGACTGGGACCATGCGGCGCGGCGCGTCATGTCGCCTCCGTTCCGGTCGAAGGATCATCAGGACAGTCTCTGGGCCGGGCTGCAAGCCGGATCGCTGCAGGTCGTCGCGACGGATCATGCGGCATTCACGACGGCGCAGAAGCGCGCGGGAAAGGACGATTTCCGGATCATTCCGAACGGGTCGAACGGGCTTGAGGAACGCCTGGCCGTGCTTTGGACGACGGGCGTGGAAACCGGCCGGCTGACGCCGAGCGAGTTCGTCGCCGTGACCTCGACCAATGTCGCCAAGATCCTCAACATCTACCCGCGCAAGGGGGCGCTGGTGGAGGGTGCGGATGCGGATATCGTGGTCTGGGATCCGAAGATCAGCAAGACCATCAGCCCGTCGAACCATCACTCGGTGCTCGACTACAACGTCTTCGAGGGTTTCGAGGTGACGGCGCAAAGCCGCTACACCCTGAACCGGGGCGAGGTGATCTGGGCCTGGGGGCAGAACTCGCAGCCCAACCCGGGGCGCGGGCGGTTCATTCCGCGTCCGGCTTTCTCCTCGGCGGCGGCGGCGCTGTCGAAGTGGAAGGAGCTGAACGCGCCGAAGATGATCCAGCGCGATCCGCTGAACATTCCGGCGGGGATCTGA
- a CDS encoding ABC transporter ATP-binding protein, protein MTVPEAAISARHLNLTFQTGDGPVHALKDINLDVAKGEFVSFIGPSGCGKTTFLRVMADLEQPTDGRITVNGVSPDAARRARAYGYVFQAAGLYPWRTIGGNIRLPLEIMGYSKADQAERVARVLELVELQGFERKYPWQLSGGMQQRASIARALAFDADILLMDEPFGALDEIVRDHLNEQLLRLWARTGKTIAFVTHSIPEAVYLSTKIVVMSPRPGRIADVIDSPLPRERPLGIRDTPEFLEIAHRVREGLRAGMET, encoded by the coding sequence GTGACAGTACCGGAAGCCGCTATTTCCGCCCGTCATCTCAACCTGACCTTCCAGACGGGCGACGGTCCTGTCCATGCGCTGAAGGACATAAATCTGGATGTCGCCAAGGGTGAGTTCGTCAGCTTCATCGGCCCGTCAGGTTGCGGCAAAACGACCTTCCTGCGCGTGATGGCGGATCTCGAGCAGCCGACGGATGGCCGCATCACGGTCAACGGTGTCTCGCCTGACGCGGCGCGCAGGGCGCGAGCCTACGGCTACGTGTTCCAGGCGGCGGGGCTCTATCCCTGGCGCACCATCGGAGGCAATATCCGCCTGCCGCTTGAAATCATGGGCTATTCAAAGGCAGATCAGGCTGAACGGGTCGCCCGCGTGCTGGAGCTGGTCGAGCTTCAGGGCTTCGAGCGCAAGTATCCCTGGCAGCTTTCGGGCGGCATGCAGCAGCGCGCCTCGATCGCCCGGGCGCTGGCCTTCGACGCCGACATCCTGCTCATGGACGAACCTTTCGGCGCTCTCGACGAGATCGTGCGCGATCACCTGAACGAGCAGTTGCTGCGGCTGTGGGCGCGTACGGGAAAGACCATCGCCTTCGTCACCCACTCGATCCCGGAAGCGGTGTATCTGAGTACGAAGATCGTGGTGATGAGCCCGCGCCCGGGGCGTATCGCGGATGTGATCGACAGCCCGCTGCCGCGTGAGCGCCCGCTTGGTATTCGCGACACGCCGGAGTTCCTCGAAATCGCCCACAGGGTGCGTGAGGGGCTGCGCGCCGGGATGGAAACGTGA
- a CDS encoding GNAT family N-acetyltransferase, with protein MAAVVNGWIDATPWMQRDLPAEEIAAMIARGLTQRDMWVIGEPAQAYVSVESGIGHVWGLYAAAPGQGLGKRLMDRVKEGRDFLSLNPHVPNVRAQRFHAREGFVAMGEVEPAGATSLSQAPARTRTDIRELRMEWRR; from the coding sequence ATGGCGGCGGTCGTCAACGGCTGGATCGACGCGACGCCGTGGATGCAACGCGATCTGCCCGCGGAAGAAATCGCGGCGATGATCGCCAGAGGTTTGACGCAGCGCGACATGTGGGTGATCGGGGAGCCGGCGCAGGCCTATGTTTCTGTCGAGTCCGGTATCGGGCATGTCTGGGGGTTATATGCCGCCGCACCGGGGCAGGGCCTCGGCAAGCGGCTGATGGACCGGGTCAAGGAGGGCCGCGATTTCCTGTCCTTGAATCCCCATGTGCCGAACGTCCGCGCGCAGAGGTTCCATGCGCGCGAGGGCTTCGTGGCTATGGGCGAGGTGGAACCGGCTGGCGCCACCAGCCTGTCGCAGGCGCCGGCGCGCACGCGTACGGATATCCGCGAGTTGCGCATGGAGTGGCGGCGATGA